The genomic segment TCCGGCCGTGCCACTAACCCTCTCACCGTCGCCGCAGCACTCTTCGACCTCGACGGCACCCTCATCAACTCGGAGCCCCGAAGCCGGGAGCTGTGGAAACGGCTCTTCGCCGCCCACGGCGTCCCCAGCACCGCCGAGCTCCTCGCGTCGTTCGGGGGGAGGCGCAGCCGGGATGTCATCGCGGAGCAACTACACCGATTCGGACCAGAGTTGACTGCGGAAGACCTGCGCCGCTACCTGCGCGGACTCGACGAGCAGTCGGGGCTACCCGAGGTGGTCCTGATGCGCGGGGCACGAACCCTGCTGGACATGCTCAGGGACGAAGGCATTCCCACCGCACTCGTCACCTCGGGCAGCCGCACCTACGCCACCGACCACCTGACACGCCTGGGCATCGCCGACTACTTCACCACCCTGGTCACAGCGGACGACATCATCCACGGCAAACCCAACCCCGAGGGCTACCTCCTCGCCTGCCGCCGCTTGGAGGTCAGCCCCAGGGACGCCCTGGTCTTCGAGGACTCGGAGGCAGGCTTCCAGGCGGCGCAGGCGAGTGGAGCCCGCTACATCGCCGTTGGCAGCACACCGGCGGCCGGAGCACAGGCGGTGGTCGCCGACCTGGCCGACACGCCCGCGATCCGCAGGGGCGGAGGCGGGGTCGGCGGTGTGACGGCCCAGAACGCTTGATCAATGCCGCAACTCAGGACCGCCATAGCCCTGATAGAGAAGAGCAATTCCACCTGACCTGCCGTTTTCTCCAGCCTCGACCCGGGTGACGTGTGCCCGATAACTTCGCACGTGGAGTGCGTGGCAATTCTGGAGCCTGCAACAAAAGGCGTGTGGCCGGCTCCTCGGAGCCACCAGCTCGGCGTGTTCGTCGGTGGTCAGCCGGTCATCACGCTCGCCGGCGTCGGCCTCGCCCTGCCGGATCCAGCCCCGCAGGGCCTCGGGGTGGACGCCGAGGCCGACGGCCAGCTTCCTGATCTGCGGCTTCGGATCCGAGGTGCGATACATCCGCACCGCACGCTCACGCAACTCCAGCGAGTACTTCCTGGGGCAGCCATGGTCGATGTTCCTCTCATAGAACCATCTGACCCTCTGTCACCACCTTCCGCATCTCGGGGGAACCTCAGACACCGAGGGCACCTGGTGGCTGCGCGACATCCTGGATCAGAGCCTGTACAAGAGGAGCTGGCTGCCCGGTGTTGGACGCGTACGGCGCACCCTGCGGCTGTTGGAGAAGCAGGAGCGGCTGACCAGGCCGCAGCAGATGAAGCGCGGCAGCCGAAGCCACCCCGCCCCCTGATAGAAGGGTAAAGGGGGCAGGCGCCAGGTGGGCTTGATCCGCTTTGACGGACATTCAAGTTCTGGGGTTCAGCCCCGGGAGGATGTCCATCATGGAGAGCATGGGGAAGAAGAAGCCTCGCCGCCCTCGTCGTTCGTTCACGCCGGAGTTCAAGGCCGAGATCGTCGGGCTGTGCAGACGAGGCGACCGCTCGGTCGGCC from the Streptomyces sp. AM 4-1-1 genome contains:
- a CDS encoding HAD family phosphatase; this translates as MSGRATNPLTVAAALFDLDGTLINSEPRSRELWKRLFAAHGVPSTAELLASFGGRRSRDVIAEQLHRFGPELTAEDLRRYLRGLDEQSGLPEVVLMRGARTLLDMLRDEGIPTALVTSGSRTYATDHLTRLGIADYFTTLVTADDIIHGKPNPEGYLLACRRLEVSPRDALVFEDSEAGFQAAQASGARYIAVGSTPAAGAQAVVADLADTPAIRRGGGGVGGVTAQNA
- a CDS encoding transposase codes for the protein MDHGCPRKYSLELRERAVRMYRTSDPKPQIRKLAVGLGVHPEALRGWIRQGEADAGERDDRLTTDEHAELVAPRSRPHAFCCRLQNCHALHVRSYRAHVTRVEAGENGRSGGIALLYQGYGGPELRH